The following are from one region of the Macrobrachium nipponense isolate FS-2020 chromosome 21, ASM1510439v2, whole genome shotgun sequence genome:
- the LOC135198048 gene encoding histone H1-delta-like, with protein sequence MADAEAPAAAAPAAPAKEKKEKKPKAKKPAAKPTHPPYGTMIAAAVKSLKERNGSSRQAILKYIVANYKVGDEKKAGSRLKLALKKGVTSGALKQVKGAGASGSFKLAKDDAKPAKKAVKKPAAAAAKKSPKKPAAKKPAKKPAAKKAAKKPAAKKAAKKPAAAKKPAKKPAAKKAAKKPAAKKPAPKKAKKPAKK encoded by the coding sequence ATGGCTGACGCTGaagctcctgctgctgctgcccctGCAGCACCCgccaaggaaaagaaagaaaagaaacccaAGGCGAAGAAACCCGCTGCCAAGCCAACTCACCCTCCTTACGGGACTATGATTGCTGCTGCAGTGAAAAGTTTGAAGGAAAGGAACGGTTCGTCTCGTCAGGCAATCTTGAAATACATCGTCGCGAATTACAAGGTCGGTGACGAGAAGAAGGCTGGAAGCAGACTGAAGCTTGCCCTGAAGAAGGGTGTCACTTCTGGGGCACTCAAGCAGGTCAAGGGCGCTGGTGCCTCTGGCTCGTTCAAACTTGCCAAGGACGACGCAAAGCCTGCCAAGAAAGCCGTGAAgaagccagcagcagcagcagccaagaAGTCTCCCAAGAAACCCGCAGCTAAAAAGCCAGCTAAGAAGCCCGCAGCCAAGAAAGCTGCCAAAAAGCCAGCAGCCAAGAAAGCCGCGAAAAAGCCAGCTGCAGCCAAGAAGCCCGCGAAAAAGCCAGCTGCCAAGAAGGCCGCCAAAAAGCCAGCAGCCAAGAAACCCGCACCAAAGAAGGCCAAGAAGCCCGCGAAGAAGTAA